TCGGCAGATTAAGACTATCTGCGATGAGCAGGAAGTTGACCTTGTACTCGTCGACTCGGAACTTACGCCTACGCAGGGCTCCAAACTTCAGGAAGCACTTGACCGAAAGGTCCTCGACCGCACCCAATTGATTCTCGATATCTTTGCGCAGCGCGCGAAGACGAACGAAGGCAAGCATCAGGTCGAGTTGGCCCAGCTCCAGTACACCCTGCCGAGACTTACCGGCCGTGGCGTGGAGATGATGCGCTTGGGCGCTGGTATCGGTACGCGCGGCCCCGGTGAACAGAAATTGGAAGTCGACCGGCGCGTTATCCGCCGACGGATAGCGCATCTCCAAGCCGATATCGAAGCGATTCGGAGGCATCGGCGCGTTCAGCGGAAGCAGCGCAACGAAAGCAGCGTGGGAACCGTTGCGCTGGTCGGATACACGAATGCCGGCAAGTCATCGCTTCTCAATGCGCTGACCAACGCGAAAACGTTTGTCGAGGACAAGCTCTTTGCGACCTTGGATCCCTGCAGCCGCAAGTGCCCGTTGCCCGGGGGCGGCCACATCATTTTGACCGATACCGTGGGATTCATCCGAAAGCTGCCGCATTCATTGGTGGCGGCGTTTCGCGCGACCCTTGAGGAGGTCGTTGAGGCGGATGTCATCCTCTTGGTTGCAGACGCATCGCATGAAGGCGTGATGGACCACGTTAAGGCGGTTTACGACGTGCTGGAAGAGATAGAGGTTGGCTCGTCGCCGATAATCCGAGTGTTTAATAAGATTGATGCCGCAAACGAGGCCTTTGTCCAAGAGCTGCTGGCAGGTCCTGGAGAAAGTCTGGCTGTATCCGCCCGCACCGGGCAGGGGTTGGATTCGCTTCTTAATGCAATCGAGCGCACCTTGTCGTTGCGTCGCAGCCGAGTGACTCTGCGGATACCGCAGAGCAATGCTGGTATCGTGTCCCGCGTATATCAGCAAGGCCGTGTTCACGATAAGAGCTATGACGGCGAATCGATACTTCTGGATGCTGAGATTGATGCGGTGTTGAAAGGGGTACTGAGAGAGTACATTGAGCAGGTACCAGCGTCATGAACGAAAAGAGTGACTTGGCCGTTTCGACAGGATTGATTCCCGATCCGCTGGAGACGCCCCCGCAAGAGTCGCCGCCCAGTTCACCCAGGGTGCGCGTGGCGGCGGTCATCGTTGAGGATGGCAAGCTGTTGATGGTGCGTCATGTCAAAGGCAATGAGTCGTACTGGTTATTGCCCGGCGGGGGAGTGGACTACGGCGAATCGCTGACTGAAGCGCTGGAACGGGAACTGGTGGAAGAGGCGTCGGTCAAAATTCGAGTGGGCGACCTTGTGCTTGCCAATGACAGCATTGCGCCTGATCGTTCGCGGCACACGGTCAACCTCTATTTCGAGGCGGAAATCGTCTCGGGTGTCATACAACGAGGTATTGACGAGCGAGTTGTGGAGGTCCGTTTTATCCCCCTGGATGAACTTTCCTCGATTCGGGTGTTTCCTGATGTGAGGGAACCGCTGTTAAAGGCCATTGCCTGCGGGTTCACGGGAACGGAGACCTATCTCGGAAAGCTGTGGAAACCTGCCTGACGTTAGGGCAAAGCATAGAGGCGGCACAAAATGCGCGTAGCGTTCCTCAACCCGATGTTTGGCAAGGACTTCACGAAGTCCGCACGCTGGTTTGCGCGGTCCAGGGGCCGCGTGCAGCGGCATCCTGACTATTTCTGTACAGCGGCGGCGGTAGTCGAGGCGGCAGGTCATCCTATTCTCTTTGTAGATGCGCAGGCCAAAAACATGCCCACCGAAGAACTCCTGCCCCGGTTGAAGGAGTTTGCGCCCGACATGGTCGTCTACCAGGCGACGACTCCTTCCATTAATGCCGACATTGAGTCGGCCCGAAAATGCAAAGAGGCTGTGGGCGGATTACACGTCATGATCGGGCCTCACGTGACGGCAGAACCTGAAGACACCTTGCGACTTGCCGATGGCGCATTGGATGCCGTGGCGATTGCGGAGTACGACTACACGATTCGTGATCTTGCCAACGGTGTCGCGGTTAAGGACTGCTTGGGCCTTGCGTGGATGGATGGCG
The Candidatus Hydrogenedentota bacterium DNA segment above includes these coding regions:
- a CDS encoding NUDIX domain-containing protein, whose protein sequence is MNEKSDLAVSTGLIPDPLETPPQESPPSSPRVRVAAVIVEDGKLLMVRHVKGNESYWLLPGGGVDYGESLTEALERELVEEASVKIRVGDLVLANDSIAPDRSRHTVNLYFEAEIVSGVIQRGIDERVVEVRFIPLDELSSIRVFPDVREPLLKAIACGFTGTETYLGKLWKPA
- the hflX gene encoding GTPase HflX; protein product: MIEIEQPPIIEKAVLVRLALPSDSTDEIEESLGEMKRLAQTAGATVVCSFVQRLPQPCPATHIGAGKVRQIKTICDEQEVDLVLVDSELTPTQGSKLQEALDRKVLDRTQLILDIFAQRAKTNEGKHQVELAQLQYTLPRLTGRGVEMMRLGAGIGTRGPGEQKLEVDRRVIRRRIAHLQADIEAIRRHRRVQRKQRNESSVGTVALVGYTNAGKSSLLNALTNAKTFVEDKLFATLDPCSRKCPLPGGGHIILTDTVGFIRKLPHSLVAAFRATLEEVVEADVILLVADASHEGVMDHVKAVYDVLEEIEVGSSPIIRVFNKIDAANEAFVQELLAGPGESLAVSARTGQGLDSLLNAIERTLSLRRSRVTLRIPQSNAGIVSRVYQQGRVHDKSYDGESILLDAEIDAVLKGVLREYIEQVPAS